One genomic segment of Anticarsia gemmatalis isolate Benzon Research Colony breed Stoneville strain chromosome Z, ilAntGemm2 primary, whole genome shotgun sequence includes these proteins:
- the LOC142986727 gene encoding uncharacterized protein LOC142986727, with product MPDLMRRKNSANLSKLRSNSLPLVTSEVGKKSSSKYVVNVISNHRYQALPNPFNYTKSFKWKVYRCQLSSKDDTCCCSCNSDAMFEVMKGLYDCYKKKNCDNCNCVLCGHLPQEERRFGELRKSLASVGLETEGAKAMKEKAKVAEKAMAGKSPAEKEKILKDLALAGVPLPEGKTDSDKMLVDKVLKDIGLPPAPKTAAEKAKLRKAAELGLFTPLEGKTNPQKEKILKGLVDMGVPLPEGRTPSEKELIQKVKQEAGLPRGLPSEKIPSLEVSERLQRAKAEGLVTPLEGKTPAQKEKILRGLAKQGLPLPEGTTASDKALVDKVRAEIGLPPEPKTADMREKHAKAADAGLLQPLEGKTPKEKENILKGLHDMGIPLPVGRTPSEKSLIAKIAKTPRATLLVVTPSEKLAAAKARGLLTPLKGKSPEQKEKILKGLAMAGIPLPQGQTASEKKLIKKVRADLGLPPEPKSPALRDKYAKAADKGLLQPLEGKTPQQKEKILRGLHDMGITLPEGRTPSEKALVAKITKEPKAPSVKALVAAIAKKGRHSLPPDKMKKLDQVTGKKVKEAKGPVDECICDLLTPETEKVPVFKPMSLRKAKEAGLLTPLAGKTPEQKEKILTNLAKAGLPLPEGKTPSETKLINKVRADLGLPPEPETPAMRDKYAKAAAKGFIQPLEGKTTQQKENILRGLHNMDIPLPEGRTPSEKALVAKIAKEPRVPVIITPSAKLRKAKAEGLLTPLEGKPVAQKEKIIRGLAKRGIPLPEGKTASDKALINKVRAELGLPPVPKTPEMKEKHARAADAGLLQPLEGKSLKEKERILRGLQDMGIPLPEGRTPSEKSLVAKITKEPRVPVIITPSAKMRKAKAEGLLTPLEGKPIAQKEKIIRGLAKRGIPLPEGKTASDKALINKVRAELGLPPEPKTSEMKQKHAKAADAGLLQPLEGKTTEEKEKILRGLHNMDIPLPQGRTASERALVAKIAKEPRVPVIITPSEKMKKAKAEGLLTPLEGKPVAQKEKILRGLAKQGIPLPEGKTASDKALIEKVRADLGLPPEPKTTEMKEKHARAADAGLLQPLEGKSLKEKEKILQGLQDMGIPLPAGRTSSERALVAKIKGVTRAVAALAPSETLRKAKAEGLLTPIEGKPVVQKEKILRGLAKRGIPLPEGKTASDKVLIDKVRAELGLPPEPKTSEMKQKHAKAAHAGLLQPLEGKTPREKEKILRGLQNMGIPLPEGRTPSEKALVAAITGARFPPERKVRPALSPDKMRKLDQATSKKVKEAKGPVHECICDLLTPESEKEVVFRPMSLRRAKEAGLLTPLAGKTTEQKEKILTNLAKAGLPLPEGKTSSETKLINKVRADLGLPPEPETPAMRDKYAKAAAKGLIQPLEGKTTQEKEKILRGLHNMDIPLPEGRTLSEKALVAKIAREPRVPLIIAPSAKLKIAKAEGLLTPLEGKPVAQKEKILRGLAKHGIPLPEGKTASDKALIEKVRADLGLPPEPRTTEMKEKHARAADAGLLQPLEGKSLKEKEKILQGLQDMGIPLPAGRTSSERALVAKIKGVTRAVAALAPSETLRKAKAEGLLTPIEGKPEAQKEKILRGLAKRGIPLPEGKTASDKVLIDKVRAELGLPPEPKTSEMKQKHAKAAHAGLLQPLEGKTPREKEKILRGLQDMGIPLPEGRTPSEKALVAAITGARFPPERKVRPALSPDKMRKLDQATSKKVKEAKGPVHECICDLLTPDSEKEAIFRPMSLRRAKEAGLLTPLAGKTTEQKEKILTNLAKAGLPLPEGKTSSETKLINKVRADLGLPPEPETPAMRDKYEKAAAKGLIQPLEGKTTEQKEKILQGLQHLGIPLPEGRTASEKALVAKVVKESNLQKAKAEGLLTPLEGKAPAQKEKILRGLAQHGIALPEGKTKSERALIKKVRAELGLPPAPKTSEMKLKHAKAADAGLLQPLEGKSPKEKEKILRGLRDMGIPLPVGRTPSEKALIAAIGGAPPERKGRPTLPPEKMRKLDKATSKKVKEAKGPVHECICDLLTPESEKETILPKEPAEKLKPSPSEKLKLAKAAGLLTPLKGKTPKQKEKIIRGLAKAGLPLPEAKTPSEKALIKKVIKDMGLPPEPDTASLKGKMEKARAAGIITPLEGKPAAQKEKILRDLAKAGIPLPEGRTPSEVAMIKKIEAEEPRVRLPSDKLKKAKALGLITPLKGKPPKEKERIMKGLAELGLPIPEGSTPSEKKISDNVRKQLGLPPAPTTPSMRDKHDKAAAAGVLKPLDGLTPEEKKKVLQAQADLGIPLPEGRTPSEKALIAEVKKEAALAKTPSAKLRDAKAAGLLTPLKGKTPAEKERIVRGLAELGLPIPEGSTPSEKKLSENLRKQLGLPPAPSTPSMRDKHDKAAAAGVLKPLDGLTPKEKKKVLQAQADLGIPLPEGRTPSEKALIAEVKKAAAAAKSPSAKLRDAKAAGLLTPLTGKTPEEKKKIIQGLAEAGLPLPEGRTASEKSMIKNIKAELGLPPTAKTPSEIAAVRKAKEKGLFTPLTGKTPAEKEKILKGLAEAGMPLPTGKTASDKKLIKKIRAEAGLPAEPTPSEKVGKIRKKSKAIGTAAEKAGKVAKSQAGIGEKIEEITKTTVCDHACGCDKKKIRFKHSYVKIRVTSPDISSFCSCPNECIPGVKGGVFIDNEGIKVTVGSAIVIPSYSHEDTDVKSLNTIETINIKNNHSGYNDSSKNSIRIIFDNSRRNNKLLKRRNSWTCHGFGTLASSRISSSYISRESLYTVESHE from the exons ATGCCTGATTTAATGCGAAGAAAGAACTCTGCAAACCTGTCGAAACTAAGAAGCAATAGTTTACCATTAGTTACAAGTGAAGTCGGTAAAAAATCTAGTTCGAAATACGTCGTAAACGTAATCTCAAATCATCGGTACCAAGCCTTACCAAATCCTTTCAACTATACAAAGTCATTCAAGTGGAAAGTTTATCGATGCCAATTAAGCAGCAAAGATGATACCTGCTGTTGTTCATGTAATTCGGATGCAATGTTTGAGGTGATGAAAGGTCTCTATGATTGCTATAAGAAGAAAAATTGTGACAACTGTAACTGCGTTCTCTGTGGTCATTTACCACAAGAAGAGCGACGTTTTGGGGAACTCAGAAAATCTTTGGCATCTGTCGGCCTGGAAACTGAGGGTGCCAAGGCCATGAAAGAAAAAGCAAAGGTAGCCGAAAAAGCTATGGCGGGAAAGTCTCCGGCTGAAAAAGAGAAGATTTTGAAGGATTTGGCATTGGCCGGGGTCCCTTTACCTGAAGGGAAAACTGATTCGGATAAAATGTTAGTAGATAAAGTTCTAAAAGATATTGGACTACCACCAGCACCAAAAACTGCAGCTGAAAAAGCAAAACTAAGGAAAGCAGCTGAACTTGGCTTATTTACCCCCTTAGAGGGCAAAACCAATCCACagaaagaaaaaatcttaaagGGTTTAGTTGATATGGGTGTCCCCCTCCCCGAAGGGAGGACGCCATCTGAAAAAGAACTCATACAAAAAGTGAAACAAGAAGCGGGATTACCACGGGGATTACCGTCAGAAAAAATACCATCACTAGAAG TGTCTGAAAGGCTGCAGAGAGCAAAGGCTGAGGGGCTTGTAACACCCCTTGAAGGAAAGACACCagcacaaaaagaaaaaatattacgtgGACTTGCCAAACAAGGTTTACCACTCCCTGAAGGAACGACTGCTTCAGACAAGGCGTTAGTAGACAAAGTTCGTGCTGAAATTGGTTTACCTCCCGAACCCAAAACTGCAGATATGCGGGAAAAACATGCGAAGGCAGCCGATGCCGGATTACTGCAGCCGCTAGAAGGAAAGACAcccaaagaaaaagaaaatattctgaAGGGCTTACATGATATGGGTATTCCGCTTCCTGTAGGACGTACACCATCGGAAAAATCTCTGATTGCTAAAATCGCCAAAACACCACGCGCAACTTTACTAGTAGTTACACCATCAGAAAAATTGGCCGCAGCAAAAGCCAGGGGACTATTAACACCACTTAAAGGAAAATCTCCAGAACAAAAAGAGAAAATTTTAAAAGGTCTGGCAATGGCCGGTATTCCTCTTCCTCAGGGACAAACTGCATCTGagaaaaaattaattaaaaaagttcgAGCCGACCTTGGTTTACCTCCTGAACCGAAATCTCCAGCTTTGAGAGACAAATATGCAAAAGCAGCAGACAAAGGATTACTACAACCACTAGAAGGTAAAACGCCACAGCAGAAAGAAAAGATATTACGAGGCCTACATGATATGGGTATAACGCTCCCTGAAGGACGCACGCCATCAGAAAAAGCTCTAGTGGCTAAAATAACCAAAGAACCCAAAGCTCCATCAGTA AAAGCTTTAGTAGCAGCAATAGCTAAAAAAGGAAGACATTCTCTGCCACCTGATAAGATGAAGAAGCTGGACCAGGTGACaggaaaaaaagtaaaagagGCGAAAGGTCCCGTCGACGAGTGCATTTGTGATCTGTTGACACCAGAAACCGAAAAAGTACCTGTTTTCAAACCTATGTCATTACGCAAGGCTAAAGAAGCTGGACTTTTGACTCCTCTTGCAGGTAAAACTCctgaacaaaaagaaaaaatccttACAAATTTGGCTAAGGCTGGGCTTCCGTTGCCTGAGGGTAAAACTCCATCGGAaaccaaattaataaataaagttcgaGCTGACCTCGGTTTACCGCCAGAACCCGAAACTCCGGCTATGAGAGACAAATACGCAAAAGCAGCTGCTAAGGGATTCATACAACCACTAGAAGGTAAGACGACACAgcagaaagaaaatatattacgaGGCTTACATAACATGGATATTCCACTCCCTGAAGGACGTACACCATCGGAAAAAGCTTTAGTAGCTAAAATAGCCAAAGAACCTCGCGTTCCCGTGATTATTACACCATCAGCAAAACTGAGAAAAGCAAAAGCTGAAGGTCTATTAACGCCCCTTGAAGGTAAACCAGTagcacaaaaagaaaaaataatacgaGGGTTAGCTAAACGCGGTATTCCACTCCCGGAAGGAAAAACAGCTTCGGACAAAGCGTTAATTAACAAAGTGCGTGCTGAGCTTGGATTACCGCCCGTACCCAAAACACcagaaatgaaagaaaaacacgCAAGAGCAGCCGATGCGGGATTACTCCAGCCACTGGAAGGTAAATCGCTAAAGGAGAAGGAGAGAATACTACGAGGCCTACAAGATATGGGCATACCTCTCCCAGAAGGACGTACACCATCTGAAAAATCACTAGTAGCTAAAATAACCAAAGAACCTCGCGTTCCTGTGATTATTACACCATCAGCAAAAATGAGAAAAGCAAAAGCTGAAGGTCTATTAACACCTCTTGAAGGTAAACCGATagcacaaaaagaaaaaataatacgaGGGTTAGCTAAACGCGGTATTCCACTCCCGGAAGGAAAAACAGCATCGGACAAGGCATTGATCAACAAAGTGCGTGCTGAGCTCGGTTTACCCCCGGAACCAAAAACATCAGAGATGAAGCAAAAACATGCAAAAGCTGCTGACGCCGGTCTACTACAGCCACTCGAAG GTAAGACGACGGAGGAGAAAGAAAAGATATTACGAGGCTTACATAACATGGATATACCGCTTCCTCAAGGACGCACAGCTTCGGAAAGAGCTCTAGTAGCTAAAATAGCTAAAGAACCACGCGTTCCTGTGATTATTACTCCCtctgaaaaaatgaaaaaagcaAAAGCTGAAGGACTATTAACACCCCTTGAAGGTAAACCAGTAGCACAAAAAGAAAAGATATTGCGCGGGTTAGCCAAACAAGGGATACCACTTCCAGAAGGGAAAACAGCATCAGACAAGGCATTGATCGAGAAAGTGCGTGCTGATCTCGGTTTACCCCCTGAACCGAAAACAActgaaatgaaagaaaaacacgCAAGAGCAGCCGATGCGGGATTACTCCAGCCACTGGAAGGTAAATCGCTGAAGGAGAAAGAAAAGATACTACAAGGCTTACAAGATATGGGCATACCGCTGCCTGCAGGGCGCACTTCCTCAGAGAGAGCCTTGGTAGCAAAAATAAAAGGTGTAACTCGAGCGGTTGCAGCATTAGCGCCATCAGAAACTTTAAGGAAAGCAAAGGCAGAAGGTCTTTTAACACCCATCGAGGGCAAACCGGtagtacaaaaagaaaaaatattgcgcGGCTTAGCCAAGCGAGGAATTCCTCTACCGGAAGGAAAAACAGCATCCGACAAAGTATTGATTGACAAAGTGCGGGCTGAGCTTGGTTTACCTCCAGAACCTAAAACCTCTGAAATGAAGCAAAAACACGCAAAAGCTGCACATGCCGGATTACTACAGCCACTAGAGGGTAAAACGCCAagagaaaaagagaaaatactACGAGGCTTACAAAATATGGGTATACCTCTGCCTGAGGGACGAACTCCATCGGAGAAAGCCTTGGTAGCAGCAATAACGGGAGCACGATTCCCACCAGAACGAAAAGTAAGACCTGCTCTGTCACCTGATAAGATGCGCAAGCTGGACCAGGCGACATCAAAAAAAGTAAAGGAGGCGAAGGGTCCCGTCCATGAGTGCATTTGTGATCTTTTGACACCTGAATCCGAAAAAGAAGTTGTTTTCAGACCTATGTCACTACGCAGGGCCAAGGAAGCTGGGCTTTTGACTCCTCTTGCAggtaaaactactgaacaaaaagaaaaaatccttACGAATTTGGCTAAGGCTGGCCTTCCGTTGCCTGAGGGTAAAACTTCATCAGAAACCAAACTGATAAATAAAGTTCGAGCTGACCTTGGTTTACCACCAGAACCCGAGACCCCGGCTATGAGGGACAAATACGCAAAAGCAGCTGCTAAGGGATTAATACAACCACTAGAAGGTAAGACGACGCAGGAAAAAGAAAAGATATTACGAGGCTTACATAACATGGATATTCCACTCCCTGAAGGACGCACACTTTCGGAAAAAGCTCTAGTAGCTAAAATAGCCAGAGAACCTCGAGTTCCTTTGATTATTGCACCATCGGCAAAACTTAAAATAGCCAAAGCTGAAGGACTATTAACACCCCTTGAGGGTAAACCAGTAGCACAAAAAGAAAAGATATTGCGCGGGTTAGCCAAACACGGAATTCCACTACCAGAAGGGAAAACAGCATCGGACAAGGCATTGATCGAGAAAGTGCGTGCTGATCTCGGTTTACCCCCAGAACCAAGAACAActgaaatgaaagaaaaacacgCAAGAGCAGCCGATGCGGGATTACTCCAGCCACTGGAAGGTAAATCGCTGAAGGAGAAAGAAAAGATACTACAAGGCTTACAAGATATGGGCATACCGCTGCCTGCAGGGCGCACTTCCTCAGAGAGAGCCTTGGTAGCAAAAATAAAAGGTGTAACTCGAGCGGTTGCAGCATTAGCGCCATCAGAAACTTTAAGGAAAGCAAAGGCTGAAGGCCTTTTAACACCCATCGAGGGCAAACCGGAAGcgcaaaaagaaaaaatattgcgcGGCTTAGCCAAGCGAGGAATTCCTCTACCGGAAGGAAAAACAGCCTCTGACAAAGTATTGATTGACAAAGTGCGGGCTGAGCTTGGTTTACCTCCAGAACCTAAAACCTCTGAAATGAAGCAAAAACACGCAAAAGCTGCCCATGCCGGATTACTACAGCCACTAGAGGGTAAAACGCCAagagaaaaagagaaaatactACGAGGCTTACAAGATATGGGTATACCTCTGCCTGAGGGACGAACTCCATCGGAGAAAGCCTTGGTAGCAGCAATAACGGGAGCCCGATTCCCGCCAGAACGAAAAGTAAGACCTGCTCTGTCACCTGATAAGATGCGCAAGCTGGACCAGGCGACATCAAAAAAAGTAAAGGAGGCGAAGGGTCCCGTCCATGAGTGCATTTGTGATCTATTGACACCTGACTCCGAAAAAGAAGCTATTTTCAGACCTATGTCACTACGCAGGGCCAAGGAGGCTGGGCTTTTAACTCCTCTTGCAGGTAAAACTACTgagcaaaaagaaaaaattcTGACGAATTTGGCTAAGGCTGGCCTTCCGTTGCCTGAAGGTAAAACTTCATCAGAAAccaaattgataaataaagttCGAGCTGACCTTGGTTTACCGCCAGAACCCGAGACCCCGGCTATGAGGGACAAATATGAAAAAGCAGCTGCTAAGGGATTAATACAACCACTTGAAGGTAAGACGACAGAGCAGAAAGAAAAGATATTACAGGGTTTACAACATTTAGGTATTCCGCTACCTGAAGGACGCACAGCCTCTGAAAAAGCTCTAGTAGCTAAAGTAGTGAAAGAGTCTAATTTGCAAAAAGCAAAGGCTGAAGGCTTACTAACGCCACTTGAGGGAAAAGCGCCagcacaaaaagaaaaaatattgcgcGGGTTGGCCCAACATGGGATTGCGCTTCCAGAAGGCAAAACGAAATCGGAGAGGGCATTGATCAAAAAAGTGCGTGCTGAGCTCGGCTTACCCCCAGCACCTAAAACCTCTGAAATGAAACTAAAACACGCTAAGGCTGCTGATGCCGGTCTACTGCAGCCACTCGAAGGAAAATCGCCAAAGGAGAAAGAGAAAATATTAAGAGGCTTACGAGATATGGGCATACCATTGCCTGTTGGACGTACACCGTCAGAAAAGGCTTTGATAGCTGCAATAGGGGGAGCACCACCAGAAAGAAAAGGAAGGCCTACTTTGCCACCTGAAAAGATGCGGAAGTTAGATAAGGCGACatcaaaaaaagtaaaagaggCAAAGGGTCCCGTTCATGAGTGCATTTGTGATCTGTTGACACCAGAATCCGAAAAAGAAACCATTTTACCTAAAGAGCCGGCCGAAAAGTTAAAACCATCACCATCGGAAAAGTTAAAATTAGCTAAGGCCGCTGGATTGCTTACGCCACTGAAAGGTAAAACTCCTAAACAAAAGGAAAAAATCATAAGGGGTTTAGCTAAAGCTGGCTTACCTCTGCCGGAAGCTAAGACACCATCAGAGAAAGCATTGATAAAGAAAGTCATCAAAGATATGGGACTTCCACCTGAGCCCGACACAGCGTCTTTAAAAGGAAAGATGGAAAAAGCTCGAGCCGCTGGTATAATAACACCGTTGGAAGGAAAACCAGCGgctcaaaaagaaaaaatactcaGAGACTTAGCTAAGGCTGGCATTCCTTTGCCAGAAGGTAGGACTCCTTCTGAAGTAGCTATGATTAAAAAGATTGAGGCAGAGGAACCTCGAGTAAGACTTCCGTCAGATAAGTTAAAAAAAGCTAAAGCTCTTGGACTAATTACTCCATTAAAAGGAAAACCACCGAAGGAGAAAGAAAGAATTATGAAAGGTTTAGCAGAACTAGGCTTGCCTATTCCTGAAGGTAGTACACCAtcagagaaaaaaatatcagataaTGTTCGAAAACAGTTGGGTTTGCCACCTGCACCTACGACACCATCAATGAGAGATAAACACGATAAAGCTGCAGCTGCCGGCGTGCTTAAGCCACTTGATGGTTTGACACcagaagagaaaaaaaaagtgttacaagcTCAGGCTGATTTGGGTATACCACTACCAGAGGGAAGAACACCATCCGAGAAAGCACTAATAGCTGAAGTAAAAAAAGAGGCTGCATTAGCAAAGACGCCATCTGCTAAGCTACGTGATGCTAAAGCTGCTGGATTGCTAACGCCTCTAAAAGGAAAGACACCTGCCGAAAAAGAGAGAATTGTTCGAG GTTTAGCAGAACTAGGTTTGCCTATTCCTGAAGGTAGTACACCATCAGAGAAAAAATTGTCAGAAAATCTTCGGAAACAGTTGGGTTTGCCACCTGCACCTTCGACACCATCAATGAGAGATAAACACGATAAAGCTGCTGCTGCTGGTGTGCTTAAACCCCTCGACGGTTTGACAccaaaagagaaaaaaaaagtgttacaagcTCAGGCTGATTTGGGTATACCACTACCTGAAGGCAGAACGCCTTCTGAGAAAGCACTTATAGCTGAAGTCAAAAAAGCGGCAGCAGCAGCAAAATCACCATCTGCTAAACTACGAGATGCTAAAGCCGCCGGCTTGCTCACGCCCTTGACAGGAAAAACACCTGAGGAAAAGAAGAAGATAATCCAAGGTTTAGCTGAAGCCGGTCTGCCTTTACCGGAAGGCCGCACTGCATCGGAGAAGTCTatgatcaaaaatataaaagcagaATTAGGTTTACCACCAACAGCCAAGACACCATCTGAAATCGCAGCGGTTCGTAAAGCTAAAGAAAAAGGCTTGTTTACACCGCTTACTGGGAAAACGCCAgcggaaaaagaaaaaatattgaagggACTTGCTGAAGCTGGAATGCCCCTTCCCACCGGGAAAACTGCATCAGAtaaaaaattgattaaaaaaattagAGCCGAAGCTGGTTTACCAGCAGAACCCACTCCTTCTGAAAAAGTTGgcaaaataaggaaaaaatcaAAAGCAATCGGAACAGCAGCAGAAAAAGCTGGGAAAGTAGCTAAATCTCAAGCTGGGATTGGAGAAAAAATTGAGGAAATAACTAAAACAACAGTTTGTGATCATGCATGTGGGTGtgacaagaaaaaaataagatttaaacaTAGTTATGTTAAAATCAGAGTAACATCACCGGATATATCATCATTCTGTTCTTGCCCCAATGAATGTATTCCAGGAGTTAAAGGGGGAGTTTTTATAGACAACGAAGGCATTAAGGTTACCGTTGGGAGCGCTATTGTTATCCCTTCCTATTCTCATGAGGATACCGACGTGAAATCACTAAACACAATagaaacaataaatatcaaaaataatcatTCGGGTTACAATGATTCTTCTAAGAACAGTATACGCATCATTTTTGACAATTCACGCCGAAACAATAAGTTACTAAAAAGGAGAAACTCTTGGACATGTCATGGTTTTGGAACTTTAGCAAGTAGCAGAATTTCAAGCAGTTATATTTCCAGAGAATCTTTATACACTGTTGAATCACATGAA